A region of Mycteria americana isolate JAX WOST 10 ecotype Jacksonville Zoo and Gardens chromosome 11, USCA_MyAme_1.0, whole genome shotgun sequence DNA encodes the following proteins:
- the DNAJB8 gene encoding dnaJ homolog subfamily B member 8, with translation MVDYYKVLGLQKSASQDDVKKSYHKLALKWHPDKNPSNKEEAEKKFKAVAEAYKVLSDPQKRSLYDMSLKESRSHRGRSATGGHNGSFDSPYIFHNLEEIFREVFGGMDPFVHVFWDPFDDNRNDGENWHRRSGRGRSSSLSPDFMESFMPWNSFGPREPPTSSFAEDTAGPHSVRSVLTTTEVIDGKRITTRKIMENGQERTEVEEDGQLRSVTINGRDYPK, from the coding sequence ATGGTGGATTATTACAAAGTCCTCGGACTGCAAAAAAGTGCCTCACAGGATGATGTTAAGAAATCCTACCACAAACTTGCACTAAAATGGCATCCTGATAAGAATCCCAGCAACAAGGAGGaagctgaaaagaaattcaaagcaGTCGCTGAGGCGTACAAGGTTTTGTCCGACCCTCAGAAACGGTCACTCTATGACATGTCTCTTAAGGAGAGCAGATCCCACAGAGGAAGAAGTGCCACGGGGGGACATAACGGCTCCTTTGATTCCCCTTACATATTCCACAACCTTGAGGAGATCTTTAGGGAAGTCTTTGGAGGGATGGATCCCTTTGTACATGTTTTCTGGGACCCCTTTGACGACAACAGAAACGATGGTGAAAACTGGCACaggagaagtggaagaggaagaagctcCAGCCTGTCTCCTGACTTTATGGAGTCATTTATGCCATGGAATTCATTCGGCCCCAGAGAGCCACCCACCTCCTCCTTTGCTGAGGACACAGCTGGGCCACACAGTGTCAGATCAGTGTTAACCACTACTGAAGTGATCGACGGCAAGAGGATCACCACCCGCAAAATCATGGAGAACGGGCAGGAGAGaacagaagtggaagaagatGGCCAGCTGAGGTCTGTGACAATAAACGGGAGAGACTACCCGAAATGA